The DNA sequence CCCGCGACGACTGGATCAGGTGCCGGTGCCCCTGCCAGACGAGGTAGTTCGGGCCGCGTTCGGCGTCACGCACGAGCAGGCCCTGCTCGCCGGTGCCCCGGCCGCCGGACGGCGTGACCCCGACCCCGAGCACGACCGTGCTGACCGGCTGACCGGCGTCGTTGGTGCCGGGTACGGCACACACCGTCCACGGCAGACCGATCCGCTGCTTCGCCGTCGGCAGCGACTGGGGCGCGCCGACGATCCCGACGGTGATGCCGCGCGGCACCCCGGCCAGTGAGGCGGCGGCGACCCGGGCGGCCGCCTGCCCCGGCCGGCCGGCGGCGAGCAGCGCGGAGGCGTAGTTGACGGTGGGGTGCAGTTGGCCGTTGAGATAGACGAAGGTGGCGCCGGTCTCGCGCTCGATGACGACCGAACCGTCGGTCTTCCACCGGTCGCCGCCGACCTTGGTGATCAGCCCGTAGATGCCGACGCCCGCGGCGATCAGCACCGCGACCATGACCCCGCCGAAGACCGCGCCGATGCCGCGGCGCAGCGGCGACTGGGCCGGGTCGGTCTCGCGCATCACGAAGGCCGAGATGACCCGCTGGGTCATGAACTGGTAGGAGTGCAGTTGATCGCGGCGGGTCGGCATCGCCGCGTCACCCGCCGATCGACGCGAACAGCGCGCGGATGGCGCCGAAGAGACCGACGACCGCGCACGTCAACGGGATCAGCGCCATGATGGCCAGCACGTCGGCGATGTCGGCGGCCCGACCGACGTACGGGGTCGGCGACCGTCGACTGTAGACGAGCCCGGCGGTCAGGGCGACGGCGGCGGTGGCGATCACCAGGGACAGCAGCACGATCCGGGTGACGCCCGACCCGGTGCCGAGCAGGCCGCCGAACATCAGCGCGCCGAGGGCGGCCAGTCCGCCGACGATGAGCGGGACCCGCTGCTGCGGCAGGGGGAAGAGCCGGGCCCGCAGCAGCAGCGCACCACCCGCGCACACGGCGAGCAGCACGCCGGAGACCGTCCCGTCGTGGGCGACCACGAGCGCGACCGCGCACGCGCTGGTGACGGCCGCGCCCAGCAGCATCCCGGTCAGCAGTTCGGTCGACCGGGCGACCGTGGCGAAGACGTCGGAGCGGCGCGGGACCGGCCGGTCGGCGAGGATCTCCTCGGGCCGGCCGGGCAGCTCCGGCATCGGCATCCGGCCCATCCAGCTCGCCATCAGCGGATAGCTCGGCAGCATCCCGATCGCGACGGTCAGCGCGACGGCCGCCGCCCCGGCCGTGGACAGGCCGACGACGCAGAGCAGCCCGGCGAGCGCGCCGATCAGCCCGGTCACGATGCCGGCCATGAACAGCCGCTGCACCGCGGCGACCGCGGTGTAGCCGACGACGGCGGCGGCCAGCAGGGCGGCGCAGCCGAGCAGCACGCTCGGCGCGCCGAGACCGGTCAGCGCCGCGCCCGACGGGGCGGCCAGCAGCGCGCCGCCGGTGAACGCGTACGGCAGGCCGGCCGCCGCGACGACGGCCCCGGCCGCGGCGTCGGAGAACGCCCGGGAGAGCAGGACGCCGACGATCGCGAGCAGGGCCGCGACACCGAGCGCCGCACCGCCGGCGAGCTGCCAGGCCGGGCCGGCGGTGAGCAGCCCGGCCAGGCCGGTGCCGAGCGCCGCGGTGGCGACCGCCAGGCCGCACCGGCGGGTGGCGAGGCCGCCCCAGGACCGTCCGGAGCGCCGCGCACCGCTGGCGATGATCTCGACGACGTCGTCGTACGCCATCTCCGGCCAGTCGTCACGGCCGGGCGCCAGGTGCAGCACCTCGCCGTCGCGTACGCCCTGCACGGACAGGCTGCGGCCGGGCTCGAGGAGGGTGCCGGTGGCCCGCCGCAACACCCAGCCGCCCTGCTGCTCGCCGGTGTCGCCGAGATCGTCGCCGGCGTGCCGGAGCAGGTGTGGCATGAGCTCGGCGAGGAGCATGTTGTCGGGGAGGGCCACATCCATGCGCCGTTTCGGCGCCGCGACCGTCACCCTGGCCAGACTGAGACCGCCGGGGGCCGTCACGCTGGTCACCTCCCCGTCACCCTGCGTCTGTCGCCGTCGCCCGACCGTCGTCGACCGGGCGGGCGGTCCCGCACGATATCGAGGACCGGGCCCGCGAACGGCCAACCTAGCACCCGCCCGCTGCCGCCGGCGCGGGTGCCGCCGCTGGTTAGGATGGCGCCGCTGGTTCGCGGTCGGGTGGGAGGCAGGGCAGGTGGCATCGACGATCGTCAAGCGACCACCGCGTCGGTCGGCGCCGGCACTGCCCAGCGGCGAGGTGCTCCTGGATCCACCACCGGAGATCCCGCCGCCCGGCGGCAAGGCGTGGGGCCGGCTGCTGATGGTCCTGCCGATGGCGGCGGGCGCCGCCGCGATGGGCCTGATGATGGGCATGCAGCGCGGCGGCCCGATCACGTACGTCGTCGGCGCCCTCTACGGCGTCTCCATCCTCGGCATGATCGGCATGATGGCCAGCCAGCAGTCCGGGCCGGGCAAGAAGGAGATGGTGGAGGCCCGCCGGCAGTACATGCGTCGGCTGTCGCAGCTGCGGGCCCAGATCCGGGCCACGATCCGGGCCCAGCGGGAAGCCATCCACTACCGGCACCCCGACCCGGACAAGCTGTGGTCGACGGTCGGCAGCGGCCGGCTGTGGGAACGCCGGCGCGGCGACGCCGACTTCGGCGTCGTACGCATCGGACTCGGGCCGCAGGAGGTGGCCACCCCGCTCGTCCCACCGCAGACCCGCCCGGTCGACGAACTCGAGCCGCTGTGCGCGATGGCGCTGCGCAAGTTCGTCTCCACCTACTCCGTGGTGCCCGACCTGCCGGTCGCCATCGCCGTACGCGACTTCTCGCACGTCTACCTGCGCGGCCCCGAAGCCGCCACCCGCGACCTGGTGCGGTCGCTGCTGGCCCAGATGGCGGCCTTCCACGCCCCCGACGACCTGCTGATCGGCCTGTGCGTGCCGGACGCCAACCGGGCGCAGTGGGAGTGGGCGAAGTGGCTGCCGCACGCCCAGCACCCGAGCAAACTCGACGCCGTCGGCCCGGTCCGGCTCTTCGCCACCGCCGTCACCGCGTTGGAGGCGATGCTCGACGACGTCCTGGCCAACCGCCCCCGGTTCGACCCCTCCACCGCCCGGCAGTCACCGGGGCCGCACGTCGTCGTACTCATCGACGGCGTACCGACCGCCGGCTCCGACCATCTGATGACCGAGGGCGGGGTCCAGGGCGTCACCATCCTCGACCTGTCCACGCCGCCGCCCCGGCTGCTCGACGAGTCGTCGGTGGTTCTCGACATCGCCGAGGACGGCACCGTCGGCGGCACCACCATGGACGGCAGCACCCAGGTCGGCCGCGCCGACGCGCTGACCCCGGCCCAGGCCGAGGTGCTCGCCCGCGAACTCGCCCCGCTGCGACTGTCGGTGTCGTCGTACGCCGACCAGCCGTCGGTCGTCGCCGACCTCGGCCTCGCCGATCTGCTCGGCATCGACGACCCGCAGGAGTTCGACCTGGCCCAGCTCTGGGCCAGCCGGCCGAACCGCGACCGGCTGCGGGTCCCGATCGGCGTCGGCGTCGAGGGCCGGCCGATCGAACTCGACCTCAAGGAGTCCGCACAGGACGGAATGGGTCCGCACGGCCTGCTGATCGGTGCCACCGGCTCCGGCAAGAGCGAACTGCTGCGTACGCTCGTGCTGGCCCTGGCCGCGACCCACAGCTCCGAGATCCTCAACCTGGTGCTGGTCGACTTCAAGGGCGGCGCCACCTTCACCGCCCTGGACCGGCTGCCGCACACCAGCGCCGTCATCACCAACCTCGCCGACGAACTGTCGCTGGTCGACCGGATGCTCGGCGCGATCCAGGGCGAGCTGACCCGCCGCCAGGAACTGCTGCGCCGGGCCGGCAACTACGCCTCGCAACGCGACTACGAGCGGGCCCGCGCCGCCGGCGTACCACTGGCGCCGCTGCCCAGCCTGCTGATGATCGTCGACGAGTTCAGCGAGCTGCTCACCGCCCGCCCCGACTTCATCGACATGTTCGTCCAGATCGGCCGGGTCGGCCGGTCGCTCGGCATCCACCTGCTGCTCGCCTCGCAGCGGTTGGAGGAGGGCCGGCTGCGCGGCCTGGAGACGCACCTGTCCTACCGGCTCAGCCTGCGTACCTTCTCCTCGATGGAGAGCCGGGCCGTGCTCGGCGTCGCCGACGCGTACGAGCTGCCGCGCTCGCCGGGCCACGGTTACCTCAAGGCCGGCACCGAGGGCCTGGTGCGGTTCAAGGCCGCGTACGTCTCCGGTGTCGTCCGCCGCGACGGGCAGCTTCCGGTCGTGGGTGGGCGCACCATCGACCCGGTACGCGAGTACACCACCCGCTTCCTGCCGGTGCCGCACGACGACCGGCCCGCCGACGCCCCCGAAGAGGTCGAGGAGACCGTGGTCGGCGACACCCTGCTCGACGTCCTGGTGCGCCGGATGGAGGGCCAGGGGCCGCCCGCGCACCAGGTGTGGCTGCCCCCGCTCGACGAGTCGCCGACCCTCGACCAGCTGCTGCCGCAGATCTGGCCGACCGCCGAGCGCGGCCTGACCGTCAACGACGACGCCCTCCACGGCGCCGTCCGCGGCATGGTCGGCCTCATCGACAAGCCGTTCGAGCAACGCCGCGACCCGATGTGGCTCGACCTGTCCGGCGCCGCCGGCAACGTGATGGTCGTCGGCGCCCAGCAGAGCGGCAAGAGCAACCTGCTGCGTACCCTCGTGCTCAGCCTGGCGCTGACGCACACCCCGCGCGAGGCGCAGATCTACTGCCTCGACTTCGGCGGCGGCACGTTCAGCGCGCTCGCCGACCTGCCACACCTCGGCGGCCTGGCCACCCGGCGCGACGTCAACAAGGTCCGGCGCACGATCGCCGAACTGTACGGCCTGATGCAGGCCCGCGAGTCGCTGTTCGCCAGCCGTGGCGTCGAGGGCATCGCCGCCTACCGGCGCGCCAAGCGCGACGGCCACTTCACCGAGGACCCGTTCGGTGACCTCTTCCTGGTCGTCGACGGCTGGCCCACCCTGCGCGGCGAATACGAGGACCTCGAACCACTCGTCACCGAGCTGGCCAACCGCGGCCTCGGCTACGGCATCCACATCCTCGCCTCCAGCAACCGCTGGACGGACGTACGCGCCGCGGTCCGCGACATGTTCGGCACCAAGATCGAACTGCGGCTCGGCGAAACCAACGACTCCCTGATCAACCGGCGCGCCGCCGTCAACGTCCCCGAGGGCCACGGCCACGGCCTGACCCCGGACGCGTTGCACTTCCTCACCGGCCTGCCCCGCATCGACGGCCAGCAGCGCGTC is a window from the Polymorphospora rubra genome containing:
- the eccD gene encoding type VII secretion integral membrane protein EccD encodes the protein MTSVTAPGGLSLARVTVAAPKRRMDVALPDNMLLAELMPHLLRHAGDDLGDTGEQQGGWVLRRATGTLLEPGRSLSVQGVRDGEVLHLAPGRDDWPEMAYDDVVEIIASGARRSGRSWGGLATRRCGLAVATAALGTGLAGLLTAGPAWQLAGGAALGVAALLAIVGVLLSRAFSDAAAGAVVAAAGLPYAFTGGALLAAPSGAALTGLGAPSVLLGCAALLAAAVVGYTAVAAVQRLFMAGIVTGLIGALAGLLCVVGLSTAGAAAVALTVAIGMLPSYPLMASWMGRMPMPELPGRPEEILADRPVPRRSDVFATVARSTELLTGMLLGAAVTSACAVALVVAHDGTVSGVLLAVCAGGALLLRARLFPLPQQRVPLIVGGLAALGALMFGGLLGTGSGVTRIVLLSLVIATAAVALTAGLVYSRRSPTPYVGRAADIADVLAIMALIPLTCAVVGLFGAIRALFASIGG
- the eccCa gene encoding type VII secretion protein EccCa gives rise to the protein MASTIVKRPPRRSAPALPSGEVLLDPPPEIPPPGGKAWGRLLMVLPMAAGAAAMGLMMGMQRGGPITYVVGALYGVSILGMIGMMASQQSGPGKKEMVEARRQYMRRLSQLRAQIRATIRAQREAIHYRHPDPDKLWSTVGSGRLWERRRGDADFGVVRIGLGPQEVATPLVPPQTRPVDELEPLCAMALRKFVSTYSVVPDLPVAIAVRDFSHVYLRGPEAATRDLVRSLLAQMAAFHAPDDLLIGLCVPDANRAQWEWAKWLPHAQHPSKLDAVGPVRLFATAVTALEAMLDDVLANRPRFDPSTARQSPGPHVVVLIDGVPTAGSDHLMTEGGVQGVTILDLSTPPPRLLDESSVVLDIAEDGTVGGTTMDGSTQVGRADALTPAQAEVLARELAPLRLSVSSYADQPSVVADLGLADLLGIDDPQEFDLAQLWASRPNRDRLRVPIGVGVEGRPIELDLKESAQDGMGPHGLLIGATGSGKSELLRTLVLALAATHSSEILNLVLVDFKGGATFTALDRLPHTSAVITNLADELSLVDRMLGAIQGELTRRQELLRRAGNYASQRDYERARAAGVPLAPLPSLLMIVDEFSELLTARPDFIDMFVQIGRVGRSLGIHLLLASQRLEEGRLRGLETHLSYRLSLRTFSSMESRAVLGVADAYELPRSPGHGYLKAGTEGLVRFKAAYVSGVVRRDGQLPVVGGRTIDPVREYTTRFLPVPHDDRPADAPEEVEETVVGDTLLDVLVRRMEGQGPPAHQVWLPPLDESPTLDQLLPQIWPTAERGLTVNDDALHGAVRGMVGLIDKPFEQRRDPMWLDLSGAAGNVMVVGAQQSGKSNLLRTLVLSLALTHTPREAQIYCLDFGGGTFSALADLPHLGGLATRRDVNKVRRTIAELYGLMQARESLFASRGVEGIAAYRRAKRDGHFTEDPFGDLFLVVDGWPTLRGEYEDLEPLVTELANRGLGYGIHILASSNRWTDVRAAVRDMFGTKIELRLGETNDSLINRRAAVNVPEGHGHGLTPDALHFLTGLPRIDGQQRVDDLADAVADLVKRVQAGWTRAGAPPVRLLPDELRLDTLPAPTRGRIPIGIAEIDLQPVFLDFDAEPHAILFGDIEAGKSSFLRSLARSLAASYQPNEARIMLVDFRRSLLGVVPEENTLGYGTSPQVTADLIKQVATVMKERLPGAGVTADQLRDRSWWKGPELYVLVDDYDLVAGAAVNPLAPLMEFLPQARDIGLHVVLTRRIGGASRAMFDPFIARIRELASPALMMSGPKEEGPLFGNMKPQLLPPGRSWLFTRREGGRLIQLAWTEPPH